Below is a window of Nicotiana tabacum cultivar K326 chromosome 19, ASM71507v2, whole genome shotgun sequence DNA.
TTATAATCATCGGTGTAACCCATATTTTCCATTTACCGCCAAATATCTCTATAACAATCGTGTTTGTTCCGATATTGTTTTGATGCTACAGTGAAGTATTGCTACagaggacatatattataacataacataaaatatcGGTTccgaaattttttaattttatagtgATTGACTGTTATATAGGAATGTTGTTATAGAGATCTAACACTACATTGTTGGACGCTTGGACACAAATTCTTGAATTGTCAATTATGTGCATTAAAAGAGTAAAACtttcaaaaagaagaagactAACCCGTCAAGCAAGTGCAAATGAGCCTCCAAGTTATGAGCACAAACAAGATCATTAGTTGGTTTCAAGAAAGGTGAATTCTTGTGATCTAATGCCAACTCAACTCCAACGTGCGAATAACTCCACGGCAACCCTTCACAAATCTTCTTAACCATAGACGGAGAATGCTCATTAAACACTAACCCAGGGGACTTTGGAACAATGTCATGAACATTCACAACTCTCAGAACTTTCACACCCAACTTTTCAAGTCTTTCTTTAAACCTTGCATTTCCCACTCTTGGCCCTGCAAAGGAAAATACACCAATAGGCACAGTCCTAGTATCTGCCCTTATATTTAAACCCGTTTCCACAATATCATACGCACTCAATATTGCCAATGCACTGCCTAAACTGTGTCCAGTGACTGTTATGCTCATTTCCTCATTTGGGTACTTTTCTACTAATCTTTTCACCTCGGTTAGTATCTGTTCTCTTGCTGAGAACTTGCAGTACCTACAGAGTAGGTAGCATATAATTAATGAGTTTAACTAAACCAACTTTTTTTTACAGTGAACTTGTTTAGATATACATGTAAAAAAAATTACTAGAGCtcaattaaacaaatacattaaaTTTCTAAATCCTATATTTAAATAGTGTAATGGGTTCAACTAAATTAATGTTTTCAACAAGGAACTAGAGATAGTTAAAAAATCAGTGAAATTTCAACAAATAAATAGCTATGAATGGATAAGTTTAAAAGTATAATGGGTTCACTATTGAAAAACTAAATGTTTAACCTATCAAATTTAAGTTTTAGATGTTACCTGCAATTCTCGTCTTTGTCAGTGTAGAGATCAAGAAACCCAGATTCGACCTTGACATTAGGATCAGGACAAGGTATTTTGTCTGAAGAAATCGGACGGAGAAAGTCCATTAAATCAGCAATCCACTCCAAACGAGTCACAGTCCCTCTCCATGCAATTGTTATGTCACGGCGGCCTAAGCGTTTTGAAGTTTCGTCATTTGAAACAGCAACATAACCAATCCAATTCGCGTTTTTGCTCCATACCTATTTAGacataatataataaattaattataagTATAACTTCttaacaatttaaattttttaatgagACGACCACCAACAATACCTTAGGCCAACGAGATTGTTTGAAGAAATTTGGCAAGTTAATATTTGAAGTTGCATATAGATAACGTGTGATATCGTAGCCATAGTTGGCCATGTCTAGGCCGTCAAAAAACTTGTGCCGTGGAAATTTGCAGCTCCCACAGTACTTAGAATATGGATCAAAATCGAAAGCATCGTAGCAAGCTTGAGCCATTTCTCCATATCGAATTAACTCATTTCTTAAAAGTGGATCCAGTGGATCAAGCATGCCTACCCAATCATCTTTGCCAAAAATTTCTAGCCATCGATCTGCTAGTAATTCTGGTTCTTgaatttttattgttgttgtgctAGTATTTTCACCAACTTCTAATTCATCCACCATATTATTGTCCCTTTCCTTTTCGAGCTCATTGATGATAGATGTGAGAGATCGACTACTTTTAGAAGACAAGGAGGGTGTTCTTGTTGACAATTTGACTATATTTGGAAACTTTTGGCTagggaaaaaagaagaataagGCAATGAATCGGGTCTAAAACTTGTACCTTCGTGCTGATGGCGTGTACTTGTTTGGAATGTAAGAATTGAGTTAGTAAGAGAAGCCATTGAAATGTTAAAGCTTTTTCTTCTTTGGAAGATGAAACAGAATAGTTGAGATCAATGATAAGGCTGAGGGGtaatataatgatattcttcACGTTTCATCATTCAAGAAAAAATGAAAGTTGATATAATAAGGTCCACCGggttattaaaaaaattattttgttgatGTGTTGAAAAATGAAGTGAGCATGTTTCACATGGGCCTTATAATCTTGAATAAGAGCTTTGGAGGTTGACCTACGATGAATTCTCAAGTCTCAAGAAGCTTCCAAATAATGatcttcgattttctttttttaattaactTTGATGCGTGTGAAGCTATTATTTGATTTTGGTTTCCACATTTCAAGAGAACCTCCAAATATAATTTTGGTTGAAATTAAGCTACTTCCTTTCACATATGACATGTCACCCGATGTTAATATTAAATGAATAAAATACATAATATGTGCTATGTTGTTACTTGAGCTTTATTACTTAGCTATAGTCATTTAAGAAATACTTTAACACAATATTAAAA
It encodes the following:
- the LOC107778486 gene encoding phospholipase A1-Igamma2, chloroplastic; translated protein: MASLTNSILTFQTSTRHQHEGTSFRPDSLPYSSFFPSQKFPNIVKLSTRTPSLSSKSSRSLTSIINELEKERDNNMVDELEVGENTSTTTIKIQEPELLADRWLEIFGKDDWVGMLDPLDPLLRNELIRYGEMAQACYDAFDFDPYSKYCGSCKFPRHKFFDGLDMANYGYDITRYLYATSNINLPNFFKQSRWPKVWSKNANWIGYVAVSNDETSKRLGRRDITIAWRGTVTRLEWIADLMDFLRPISSDKIPCPDPNVKVESGFLDLYTDKDENCRYCKFSAREQILTEVKRLVEKYPNEEMSITVTGHSLGSALAILSAYDIVETGLNIRADTRTVPIGVFSFAGPRVGNARFKERLEKLGVKVLRVVNVHDIVPKSPGLVFNEHSPSMVKKICEGLPWSYSHVGVELALDHKNSPFLKPTNDLVCAHNLEAHLHLLDGYHGKGRRFVLAKGRDIALVNKACDFLKDHYCVPPNWRQDENKGMIRDKDGRWIQPERPRVLDDHPPDIHHHLKHLGLSSS